A stretch of Syntrophales bacterium DNA encodes these proteins:
- a CDS encoding AsmA-like C-terminal domain-containing protein, with protein sequence MSRFRARILPAAVVLAAAVILAVLAWGAARIMDPDRFGAILAERMEARLGMEVSLERASVSFSRGPVITFRNITIGSPDGTSRFTSGVLEARLSLFSLLLGRITVTRVTLVGPTVVVETLAFPPSSSGGGDDVPMLDIRGGTLIVGRDPGRIVLDGIEGSLDAGAIHGTASFKGQKIVADLAFSESSLRGVVDLKDVDLKRVHPFLLGRTDARISVLTGPRSARLDCTLAARDFKLHWWTEEIAVQTSFVLQADEDRVSLSDLDFHCPAMHLSGSGELSGYRHGKNNEEARLTLSARTSELDYESVIALLPLHLFPEWLDLLLARQVRDGTVTITELKYEGTPAELLSAEHFLEGLRIEAMLRDLSFGACHDDSRVHRISGRAALSGATLSFHDLSGQAGSSRVDEVELLFDNITRGDDLEVSVRVRADMELPDFVTAWRASMTPRNVYDLLGPLSDARGGRIQGSVYTWSGPERSGPVRVRGDAAVEGGLFRWDNHVLESLEGRAYKESFEDSLVISAEGIIDDYAVDDFRLSMPDPFREKTYDLSFNLTRPPGPYLEEVIRFGKGLTIAASGRGAGNRVDGTIRIALPETITAAGEYGPDEVRVDGSFTIGSDCISSEDISILYGDVTGLVSGCVTLGDVKRFEGSITLDNLVIDEQVSERMSLLGGYAGSARVLLRNTLFRGIPIETLETLADLEEGVLRLEDFECRLSDGRVRGRLVFEPSLTPRFDLELDVGRADITKLIEAFSSSQSPIEGWLAAQGTLRGSLDALNGDMAIEANDGRLQHFSVMSKILTVTNLYRLFAPEPTGLFEQGLKFNRLAVSLKIRDGMASFEDFLMESPSIQAAAAGCFDVGEKTIDAVIVMQPLETIDRIIGMIPLVNWILLGNERRLVVVSAKVRGPVEDPSIRLTPLDTLSRPVTGILLRTLRLPLDIILKPGVLVPGGQSRSQGTDQP encoded by the coding sequence ATGAGCCGTTTCAGGGCGCGCATTCTGCCGGCAGCGGTCGTGCTGGCCGCGGCGGTGATCCTTGCTGTCCTTGCCTGGGGGGCCGCCCGCATCATGGATCCCGACCGATTCGGCGCGATTCTGGCGGAGAGGATGGAAGCGCGGCTCGGCATGGAGGTTTCCCTCGAAAGGGCGTCTGTTTCGTTCAGCCGGGGACCCGTGATAACGTTTCGAAACATCACGATCGGAAGTCCGGACGGCACTTCACGCTTTACCTCCGGCGTACTCGAAGCCCGTCTTTCCCTCTTTTCCCTTCTGCTGGGGCGGATCACAGTTACCCGCGTGACCCTTGTGGGTCCGACGGTTGTGGTCGAGACCCTTGCCTTTCCCCCGTCTTCCTCCGGGGGCGGGGATGATGTTCCAATGCTCGACATTCGCGGCGGAACCCTGATTGTCGGCCGGGACCCCGGCCGGATTGTCCTGGATGGTATTGAAGGAAGCCTTGATGCCGGAGCGATCCACGGCACCGCCTCGTTCAAGGGGCAGAAGATCGTTGCGGATCTGGCCTTCAGCGAATCGTCATTGAGGGGTGTCGTCGATCTGAAGGATGTTGATCTTAAACGGGTTCACCCATTTTTACTGGGCAGAACCGATGCCCGGATTTCTGTTCTCACGGGCCCCCGTTCCGCTCGGCTGGATTGCACCCTTGCTGCAAGAGACTTTAAGTTGCATTGGTGGACCGAAGAGATTGCGGTACAGACTTCTTTCGTGCTTCAGGCTGACGAGGACCGGGTGTCTCTTTCGGACCTGGATTTCCACTGTCCCGCCATGCATCTGTCAGGAAGTGGGGAGCTTTCCGGATATCGCCACGGCAAGAATAATGAAGAGGCCCGACTGACCCTGTCGGCCCGGACATCGGAACTGGACTATGAGAGCGTTATCGCCCTTCTGCCCCTGCACCTCTTTCCGGAATGGCTTGATCTTCTTCTGGCCCGCCAGGTCCGGGACGGGACAGTCACCATTACGGAACTGAAATACGAAGGAACGCCGGCGGAACTGCTCTCGGCCGAACACTTCCTGGAAGGGCTTCGCATAGAGGCCATGTTGCGTGATCTGAGCTTTGGAGCCTGCCATGACGACAGCCGGGTCCACCGTATCAGCGGCCGGGCCGCGTTGTCCGGTGCGACCCTCTCATTTCACGACCTTTCAGGACAGGCGGGGTCGTCGCGGGTCGACGAAGTGGAACTCCTGTTTGATAACATCACCCGGGGGGATGACCTGGAGGTCTCTGTCCGTGTCAGGGCCGACATGGAACTGCCTGACTTTGTCACCGCCTGGCGTGCCTCCATGACTCCCCGAAATGTCTATGACCTGCTCGGCCCCCTCTCCGATGCCCGGGGCGGGAGGATACAAGGTTCGGTCTATACCTGGAGCGGCCCTGAACGGTCAGGGCCCGTGCGCGTACGGGGCGATGCCGCTGTGGAAGGCGGACTGTTCCGCTGGGACAACCATGTGCTGGAATCTCTCGAGGGCCGTGCGTACAAGGAGAGTTTTGAAGACTCACTCGTTATCAGTGCTGAAGGTATAATTGACGATTATGCCGTGGATGACTTCCGTCTGTCCATGCCCGATCCCTTTCGTGAGAAAACGTACGACTTGTCTTTCAACCTGACCCGCCCGCCCGGTCCCTACCTCGAGGAGGTCATACGTTTCGGAAAAGGGCTCACGATTGCCGCGAGCGGCAGGGGCGCGGGCAACCGGGTGGATGGAACAATACGCATCGCCTTGCCGGAAACGATCACGGCTGCCGGGGAATACGGTCCCGACGAAGTCAGGGTCGACGGTTCCTTTACCATAGGTTCCGATTGTATCTCGTCGGAGGATATCTCCATTCTCTACGGGGATGTCACCGGCCTGGTGTCGGGATGTGTAACACTTGGTGATGTCAAACGATTTGAAGGATCCATCACCCTGGATAACCTGGTGATTGACGAGCAGGTTTCCGAAAGGATGTCCCTGCTCGGGGGCTATGCCGGCTCTGCCCGCGTTCTTCTGCGTAACACGCTCTTCAGGGGTATACCCATTGAAACCCTGGAGACCCTGGCCGATTTGGAGGAGGGTGTTCTTCGTCTGGAGGATTTCGAGTGCCGTCTTTCCGACGGGAGGGTCCGGGGACGCCTTGTTTTCGAACCGTCGCTGACTCCCCGTTTTGACCTTGAACTGGATGTAGGGAGGGCGGACATCACAAAACTGATCGAAGCATTCTCGTCCTCTCAATCGCCCATCGAAGGTTGGCTTGCCGCCCAAGGTACCCTGCGGGGATCCCTGGATGCCCTCAACGGGGATATGGCCATTGAGGCCAACGATGGCCGCCTCCAGCACTTCTCCGTCATGTCGAAGATATTGACAGTGACCAACCTGTACAGGCTGTTTGCCCCTGAGCCCACGGGATTGTTTGAACAGGGACTGAAATTCAACCGCCTGGCCGTTTCCCTGAAAATACGGGACGGAATGGCCTCCTTTGAAGACTTTCTCATGGAAAGTCCTTCCATACAAGCAGCGGCGGCAGGCTGCTTTGATGTCGGTGAAAAAACGATCGATGCCGTCATCGTCATGCAGCCCCTGGAAACGATCGACCGGATCATAGGGATGATTCCACTGGTGAACTGGATACTCCTCGGGAATGAGCGGCGGCTTGTGGTGGTTTCCGCAAAGGTCCGGGGACCCGTTGAAGATCCTTCAATCAGGCTGACTCCACTGGATACTCTGTCCCGCCCCGTGACCGGCATTCTCCTGCGCACTCTCCGGCTTCCTCTTGATATCATTCTCAAGCCCGGTGTGCTGGTTCCAGGCGGGCAGTCCCGGTCACAGGGCACCGATCAACCGTGA
- a CDS encoding protein-L-isoaspartate(D-aspartate) O-methyltransferase — protein sequence MDKYLKQRMKMVETQIRARGISDTLVLNAMTEIPRHLFVDEALLDQAYADNPLPIGERQTISQPYMVALMTEALELTGYDKVLEIGTGSGYQTAILSRIADRVISLERIASLSSRARRILDRLKCYNVLLIVADGTFGWKDEAPYDAIMVTAGAPEIPRTYIEQLAPGGRLVIPVGGGYSQNLTKVTRRSEDRDDLEYEDLGGCRFVNLIGEHGWKG from the coding sequence ATGGACAAGTATTTAAAACAGCGAATGAAGATGGTGGAAACCCAGATCAGGGCTCGGGGCATTTCAGACACACTGGTCCTCAACGCGATGACGGAGATTCCCCGTCATCTCTTCGTGGACGAGGCTCTTCTTGACCAGGCCTACGCCGACAACCCCCTGCCCATCGGCGAACGGCAGACTATTTCTCAACCTTACATGGTAGCCCTGATGACGGAAGCCCTTGAACTGACAGGTTACGACAAGGTGCTGGAAATAGGGACCGGGTCGGGGTACCAGACGGCAATCCTTTCGCGAATAGCGGACCGGGTAATTTCTCTTGAGAGGATCGCCTCTCTGTCGTCACGGGCCCGCCGCATCCTTGACCGGCTGAAGTGCTACAATGTTCTCTTGATTGTGGCTGACGGAACCTTCGGGTGGAAAGACGAGGCACCTTATGACGCGATCATGGTGACCGCCGGAGCGCCGGAGATTCCCCGAACCTACATCGAACAGCTCGCCCCGGGCGGGCGGCTGGTCATCCCCGTAGGCGGCGGCTACAGCCAGAATCTGACGAAGGTAACCCGTCGCTCCGAGGATAGAGACGACCTTGAATACGAGGATTTGGGGGGGTGCCGCTTTGTGAACCTCATCGGTGAACACGGCTGGAAGGGCTGA
- a CDS encoding DedA family protein, which translates to MIRRLYDWVLHWAETPYGSWALFFLAFSESSFFPIPPDVLLIALALSIPARAFKFALICTAGSVLGGIAGYAIGYFSMQSIGMKIIVFYGLVAKYEQIARLFDQNNAWIVFIAGFTPLPYKVITITAGAFSINFPIFVAASAVGRMARFFLVGALIYRFGPAIRAFIDRYFNLMTVVFTVLLLGGFIVLTWLL; encoded by the coding sequence ATGATACGGAGATTATACGATTGGGTTCTCCACTGGGCCGAGACACCGTACGGATCCTGGGCGCTTTTTTTTCTGGCCTTTTCCGAATCGAGTTTTTTCCCGATTCCCCCCGATGTGCTTCTCATAGCCCTTGCGCTTTCGATTCCGGCACGGGCCTTCAAATTCGCGCTCATATGCACCGCGGGATCCGTGTTGGGAGGGATTGCGGGATACGCCATCGGCTATTTTTCGATGCAGTCCATAGGCATGAAAATTATCGTATTTTACGGCCTTGTCGCAAAATACGAGCAGATCGCCCGTCTTTTTGACCAGAACAACGCATGGATCGTATTCATCGCCGGATTTACTCCCCTGCCCTACAAGGTTATCACCATCACGGCCGGAGCATTCTCTATCAACTTCCCGATATTTGTCGCGGCCTCAGCCGTTGGCCGGATGGCGCGCTTTTTCCTGGTAGGCGCGTTGATCTATCGCTTCGGCCCTGCTATACGTGCTTTCATCGACCGCTACTTTAACCTGATGACGGTCGTGTTTACCGTTCTCCTCCTGGGTGGATTTATTGTTCTGACATGGTTATTATGA
- a CDS encoding LysM peptidoglycan-binding domain-containing M23 family metallopeptidase: protein MKHRIFLMRSIGGIAALCLLFVCLGCAAKERSAGVYHRVQPGETLYEIAATYNTSPENIAAANGIDDIHRIESNRVLFIPRGTPVVSGARADIPRDAPAPSERSSSHRKIREETLQPAAAPKPAARDGTPREQTASIKRSEETAASKTAVPVDGPLRFLWPIGGSVTSRFGLQQGGTRMNGITIESEARAPVVAAEAGTVLHSAPIKFYGETIIIRHRNDYLTIYSHLENRKVQTGNQVSRGDTIAMSGQGKTGGNYRVYFEMRRANRPIDPLTQLPRR from the coding sequence ATGAAACATCGAATTTTCCTCATGAGGAGCATTGGAGGCATCGCGGCACTCTGCCTGTTGTTTGTGTGCCTCGGCTGCGCGGCCAAGGAACGGTCGGCAGGGGTATACCATCGGGTGCAGCCCGGTGAAACCCTCTACGAGATAGCCGCGACCTACAACACGAGCCCGGAAAACATCGCGGCGGCGAACGGCATCGATGACATCCACAGGATAGAAAGTAACCGCGTTCTTTTCATTCCCCGGGGCACGCCGGTCGTGTCAGGGGCACGGGCCGACATCCCCCGGGACGCTCCGGCGCCGTCTGAAAGGTCATCATCCCATCGAAAGATCCGGGAAGAGACTCTTCAGCCCGCGGCGGCTCCCAAACCCGCGGCCCGCGACGGAACGCCCCGGGAACAGACGGCGTCCATAAAGAGGTCTGAAGAAACGGCAGCCTCCAAAACCGCCGTTCCCGTCGATGGCCCCCTGCGATTTCTGTGGCCCATTGGAGGATCGGTCACATCCCGCTTCGGCCTTCAGCAGGGTGGAACACGGATGAACGGTATCACCATAGAATCGGAAGCCCGGGCTCCCGTTGTCGCTGCGGAAGCGGGTACAGTTCTTCACTCGGCACCTATAAAGTTTTATGGTGAAACGATTATCATACGGCACAGGAACGACTACTTGACTATCTATTCCCACCTTGAAAACAGAAAGGTTCAGACGGGAAACCAGGTATCACGGGGTGATACAATCGCCATGTCCGGACAAGGTAAAACAGGCGGAAACTACCGGGTTTACTTTGAAATGAGACGTGCAAATCGGCCCATAGACCCACTGACACAACTGCCCCGACGATGA
- a CDS encoding MBL fold metallo-hydrolase, with the protein MKLTETIYVYKWTNFFENNCNSYYIGGGVKALIDPGLSAFVPDLLARMEDDGIDRGDIRYVINTHSHPDHFEGSEQFAGCENVSICLMEEELAFHRGLGRDIYAMFGFTAPGIPVDLLLEPGTAEFGNESFEIIHVPGHSPGSLALWWPTEGALFSGDVIFSQNVGRTDFPGGSSPLLKDSITRLSELDARYLLPGHMEIVEGREAVRSNFAVVMKHIFPYM; encoded by the coding sequence ATGAAACTTACTGAAACCATCTATGTCTATAAGTGGACCAATTTCTTCGAAAACAACTGCAACAGCTACTACATCGGAGGCGGCGTGAAAGCTCTCATAGACCCGGGCCTGTCGGCATTTGTACCGGACCTGCTCGCGAGGATGGAAGATGACGGAATTGATCGCGGGGATATACGGTATGTGATCAACACCCATTCACACCCGGACCATTTCGAGGGATCGGAACAGTTCGCGGGTTGTGAAAACGTCTCCATCTGTCTCATGGAGGAAGAACTCGCGTTCCATCGGGGCCTCGGCAGGGATATTTACGCCATGTTCGGGTTCACAGCCCCCGGCATACCTGTTGACCTCCTCCTTGAACCCGGAACCGCTGAATTCGGGAACGAATCCTTCGAAATCATTCATGTACCCGGCCATTCACCGGGGTCACTGGCCCTCTGGTGGCCGACGGAGGGGGCTCTCTTCTCAGGCGACGTGATTTTTTCTCAGAACGTGGGACGCACCGACTTCCCCGGGGGAAGCAGCCCGCTTCTCAAGGACAGCATCACCCGCCTGTCCGAACTGGACGCCCGGTATCTGCTGCCGGGGCACATGGAGATCGTTGAGGGACGGGAAGCGGTGAGAAGCAACTTTGCCGTCGTGATGAAGCACATTTTCCCCTACATGTAA
- the rsmA gene encoding 16S rRNA (adenine(1518)-N(6)/adenine(1519)-N(6))-dimethyltransferase RsmA has protein sequence MTTPRKILDRHDLRPLKRYGQSFLVDRDIMARIVDSAAIGPHDHVVEIGAGVGILTGMLADRAGRVTALEVDRRMIAVLEEEMAGRENVMILNEDVLSYDFSSAATSGDRVRVVGNIPYNISSQILLHLIRRREHLSTATLMLQKEFAERILAAPGTSDYGSLSVLTAVYMIPTRVIAVPSNCFFPSPKVSSLVIRLETRDRPLVTVNNPDHFENVVRASFAKRRKTLLNSLKDNPFLTIDRKQALPALAESGIDPDRRGETLTPQEFCRLADSLG, from the coding sequence ATGACGACGCCACGAAAAATCCTCGACCGTCATGACCTGCGACCGCTCAAGCGGTACGGCCAGTCTTTCCTGGTGGACCGGGACATCATGGCCCGTATTGTGGACAGCGCCGCCATCGGGCCCCATGACCACGTGGTTGAAATAGGGGCCGGCGTGGGCATTTTGACGGGTATGCTCGCCGACAGGGCGGGCCGTGTCACCGCCCTGGAAGTGGACCGCCGCATGATCGCCGTTCTGGAGGAGGAAATGGCGGGGCGCGAGAACGTCATGATCCTGAACGAGGACGTCCTGTCCTACGATTTTTCTTCGGCGGCGACGTCGGGAGACAGGGTGCGCGTCGTGGGGAACATACCCTACAACATATCCTCGCAGATCCTTCTTCATCTCATCCGCCGCCGGGAGCACCTTTCCACGGCAACGCTCATGCTCCAGAAAGAATTCGCCGAACGGATCCTTGCCGCACCCGGGACGTCCGATTACGGATCCCTGTCCGTTCTGACGGCGGTGTACATGATTCCGACCCGGGTCATCGCCGTGCCGTCCAACTGTTTTTTCCCCTCGCCGAAGGTGTCGTCGCTGGTCATCAGGCTCGAAACCAGGGACAGGCCGCTTGTCACCGTTAACAACCCCGACCATTTTGAAAACGTCGTGAGGGCATCCTTCGCCAAGCGGCGCAAAACCCTGCTGAACAGCCTTAAAGACAATCCCTTTCTGACCATAGACCGGAAACAGGCCCTGCCGGCCCTTGCCGAGTCGGGCATCGATCCGGACAGGCGGGGCGAGACACTTACTCCTCAAGAATTCTGCCGTCTGGCCGACAGTCTCGGCTGA
- the tsaD gene encoding tRNA (adenosine(37)-N6)-threonylcarbamoyltransferase complex transferase subunit TsaD — translation MSMRVLGIESSCDETAAAVVTGGRTLLSNVIASQADFHARYGGVVPEIASRKHMEAIMPVIDAALDDAGLTLDAIDGIAVTRGPGLIGSILVGLSAAKALAFARNIPFVGVNHIAGHIAAVFLTDNPPSFPFVSLVVSGGHTNIYRFGNFDRAVLLGQTRDDAAGEAFDKAAKMLNLGYPGGVVIDRMAEGADPERVRFPRAMRKSLDFSFSGLKTALLSHIRQRDSLAEEEVPHLLASYQQAIVDVLVEKTLRAAEEARVSTVVVAGGVAANRRLRACFLETCEAKGIALHIPPPILCTDNAAMIAAYGSSLLEKGIHHPLDLNALSRWPLGMSEP, via the coding sequence ATGTCCATGCGCGTGCTGGGAATCGAATCATCCTGTGATGAAACGGCGGCGGCCGTCGTCACCGGGGGGAGGACACTGCTTTCAAACGTCATAGCGTCTCAGGCGGATTTCCATGCCCGCTACGGGGGGGTGGTCCCGGAAATAGCCTCGCGCAAGCACATGGAGGCGATCATGCCCGTCATTGACGCCGCGCTGGACGACGCGGGCCTGACCCTGGATGCCATAGACGGGATTGCCGTCACCAGGGGCCCCGGCCTTATCGGATCCATCCTTGTAGGCCTGTCGGCGGCAAAGGCTCTTGCCTTTGCCCGGAACATACCCTTTGTGGGAGTCAACCACATTGCCGGTCACATCGCCGCAGTGTTCCTGACCGACAACCCGCCGTCCTTTCCTTTTGTTTCCCTGGTTGTTTCCGGGGGACACACGAATATTTACCGTTTCGGCAATTTCGACAGGGCGGTACTCCTGGGACAGACCCGGGACGATGCCGCGGGAGAAGCCTTTGACAAGGCCGCGAAAATGCTCAATCTGGGGTATCCCGGGGGGGTGGTCATCGACAGAATGGCCGAGGGTGCGGACCCCGAGCGTGTCAGGTTCCCCCGGGCCATGAGAAAAAGCCTGGACTTCAGCTTCAGCGGGCTTAAAACAGCCCTGCTGTCCCATATCAGGCAACGGGATTCGCTGGCGGAGGAGGAGGTGCCTCATCTGCTTGCCTCCTACCAGCAGGCAATTGTCGACGTACTTGTTGAGAAAACCCTGCGGGCCGCCGAAGAAGCCCGGGTGTCTACTGTTGTCGTTGCCGGGGGCGTCGCGGCGAACCGTCGTCTTCGCGCCTGTTTTCTGGAAACCTGTGAGGCGAAAGGGATCGCCCTCCACATCCCGCCGCCTATTCTCTGCACGGACAATGCGGCCATGATCGCCGCCTACGGTTCCAGTCTTCTCGAGAAAGGCATCCATCACCCCCTGGACCTCAACGCGCTTTCCCGGTGGCCCCTTGGAATGAGTGAGCCCTGA
- the nadB gene encoding L-aspartate oxidase: protein MEIERDFLVLGSGIAGLAFAIKAARLGTVAIVTKKDAIESSTNYAQGGIASVTDREDSFESHVRDTLESGAGLCREDVVRFVITEGPDRIRELIDWGVRFTRADSPASTNVYDLGREGGHSHRRVLHAEDFTGREIERVLVEKAEINKNISIFENHFAVNLITRSRLTGADDSPDQCLGAYVFDVKRQVVLTFRARFVILATGGSGKVYLITTNPDIATGDGLAMAFRAGAVVSNMEFIQFHPTCLFHPEAKSFLVSEAVRGEGGVLILKDGTSFMERYHPMKSLAPRDVVAQAIDRELKKSGDDCVYLDIRHRSRDFLMNRFPHIYGKCREFGIDMATDPIPVAPAAHYQCGGVVVNGSGETSIGGLFSCGEVSCTGLHGANRLASNSLLEALVFSHRIFKKIEALFPSTRAESLTLPPWDPKGATESDESIVVSHNWDEIRRCMSNYVGIVRSDKRLERAKRRIDFISREIDEYYWNFKITTELLELRNIALVAKLIIACSRLRKESRGLHFNLDYPERDDKAWQRDTILTGSSLNELNRSGE, encoded by the coding sequence ATGGAAATCGAACGCGATTTTCTGGTTCTCGGAAGCGGCATCGCCGGACTTGCTTTCGCCATCAAGGCGGCCCGTCTGGGAACCGTTGCGATCGTCACGAAAAAAGATGCCATCGAATCCAGCACCAACTACGCCCAGGGCGGTATCGCCTCGGTGACGGACCGTGAGGACAGCTTCGAATCCCATGTGAGGGATACCCTGGAAAGCGGTGCCGGCCTCTGCCGTGAAGACGTGGTGCGTTTCGTCATTACCGAAGGACCCGACCGTATCCGTGAACTGATCGACTGGGGCGTGCGGTTTACCCGGGCCGACTCTCCGGCGTCAACGAACGTCTATGACCTCGGCCGTGAGGGCGGCCACAGCCACCGGAGGGTCCTCCACGCCGAAGATTTCACGGGCAGAGAGATTGAGAGGGTTCTTGTCGAGAAAGCTGAAATCAACAAAAATATCAGCATTTTTGAAAATCATTTCGCCGTCAACCTCATTACCCGGTCGAGGTTGACCGGAGCGGACGATTCCCCTGATCAGTGCCTGGGAGCCTATGTATTCGATGTAAAGCGTCAGGTCGTGCTGACCTTCAGGGCCCGCTTCGTCATTCTCGCCACCGGCGGGTCCGGAAAGGTGTACCTGATCACCACGAATCCCGACATTGCAACCGGCGACGGCCTTGCCATGGCGTTCAGAGCCGGCGCCGTGGTGTCGAACATGGAGTTCATCCAGTTTCACCCCACCTGCCTCTTCCACCCGGAAGCGAAGTCATTCCTTGTCAGCGAAGCCGTCCGCGGCGAGGGGGGCGTATTGATACTGAAGGACGGCACCTCCTTCATGGAACGCTACCACCCCATGAAAAGTCTCGCTCCCCGGGACGTGGTGGCCCAGGCCATCGACAGGGAGCTCAAAAAGTCCGGTGATGACTGTGTCTACCTTGATATCAGGCATCGTAGCAGGGATTTTCTGATGAACAGGTTCCCCCACATATACGGGAAGTGCCGGGAATTCGGTATCGACATGGCGACTGACCCTATTCCCGTGGCTCCCGCCGCACATTATCAGTGCGGCGGTGTCGTGGTCAACGGGTCGGGGGAAACATCGATCGGCGGGCTTTTTTCCTGCGGTGAGGTTTCCTGCACGGGACTTCACGGGGCCAATCGCCTCGCAAGCAACTCTCTTCTGGAAGCGCTGGTATTCTCTCACCGGATATTCAAAAAAATCGAAGCCCTGTTCCCTTCCACCAGGGCCGAATCGCTGACCCTTCCGCCATGGGATCCCAAGGGGGCGACGGAAAGCGATGAATCCATTGTGGTGTCCCACAATTGGGACGAAATACGGCGGTGCATGTCAAACTATGTGGGTATCGTCCGTTCCGACAAACGGCTTGAACGGGCGAAGCGGAGAATAGACTTCATATCCCGGGAAATTGACGAATATTACTGGAATTTTAAAATAACCACGGAGCTGCTGGAGCTTCGCAACATCGCTCTGGTCGCCAAGCTGATCATCGCTTGCTCGCGCCTGCGGAAAGAAAGCAGGGGCCTCCACTTCAACCTTGACTACCCTGAACGGGATGACAAGGCCTGGCAGCGTGACACGATTCTGACCGGATCTTCTCTCAACGAGTTGAACCGGAGTGGTGAGTGA
- the panC gene encoding pantoate--beta-alanine ligase, whose amino-acid sequence MMEVINGCKKMQERAESLRMEGRRIAFVPTMGYLHDGHLNLMKEGKKRGDCLVISIFVNPTQFAPGEDFEKYPRDFERDERLAAEVGVDIIFYPTAAEMYGKNYQTYVTVENVTKNLCGRSRPTHFRGVATVCTKLFNIVKPHAAVFGKKDFQQLVTIKRMVTDLDMDLEIVGMDTTREHDGLAMSSRNAYLKEGEREAALSLSRGLKIARDLYESGERDAARIIDAVRNNIEVHECAGIDYISICDTQTLENIEHIDREAVIALAVRVGLPRLIDNYVFGEPLPIP is encoded by the coding sequence ATGATGGAAGTCATCAACGGTTGCAAAAAGATGCAGGAACGCGCCGAGTCTCTCCGAATGGAGGGAAGACGCATCGCTTTCGTGCCAACCATGGGCTATCTTCACGACGGGCACCTGAACCTCATGAAAGAGGGAAAGAAACGGGGCGACTGTCTGGTCATCAGCATTTTCGTCAACCCCACCCAGTTCGCTCCCGGTGAGGATTTCGAAAAGTATCCCCGCGATTTCGAACGGGATGAGAGACTCGCTGCCGAGGTTGGCGTGGACATCATTTTCTATCCCACCGCCGCCGAAATGTACGGCAAGAATTACCAGACATACGTTACCGTTGAAAATGTAACAAAGAACCTGTGCGGCCGCTCCCGACCGACCCACTTCAGGGGCGTCGCCACAGTCTGCACGAAGCTTTTTAACATCGTCAAGCCCCACGCCGCCGTTTTCGGCAAGAAAGATTTTCAACAGCTCGTCACCATCAAGCGCATGGTGACCGACCTCGACATGGACCTGGAAATCGTCGGAATGGACACCACGAGAGAACATGACGGCCTGGCCATGAGTTCACGGAATGCCTACCTGAAGGAGGGTGAACGAGAGGCGGCCCTCAGCTTGAGCAGGGGCCTGAAAATCGCCCGAGACCTCTACGAATCAGGTGAACGCGACGCTGCGAGGATCATCGATGCCGTCAGGAACAACATCGAAGTCCATGAATGCGCCGGCATCGACTACATTTCGATTTGCGACACGCAGACATTGGAGAATATTGAACACATTGACCGGGAGGCCGTTATCGCCCTGGCAGTGCGAGTGGGTTTGCCGCGCCTTATCGACAACTATGTCTTCGGCGAACCACTCCCTATTCCATAG
- a CDS encoding aspartate 1-decarboxylase — protein sequence MQRTMLKSKLHRATVTDAQLHYEGSITIDEELLEAADILVHERVDIYNVSNGERFSTYVIKGERGSGVICLNGAAAWKAQKGDLVIIATYALVDEQETRSWKTRCFLLDESNRIVRNAQ from the coding sequence ATGCAGAGGACAATGCTCAAATCAAAGCTGCACCGGGCAACGGTAACGGATGCCCAGCTTCATTACGAAGGAAGTATCACCATCGACGAAGAACTCCTGGAGGCCGCAGACATCCTCGTGCACGAGCGGGTCGACATATACAATGTATCCAACGGTGAGCGGTTTTCCACTTATGTCATCAAGGGTGAGCGTGGATCGGGGGTCATCTGTCTGAACGGCGCCGCCGCCTGGAAGGCCCAGAAGGGTGATCTTGTCATTATAGCAACCTACGCCCTGGTGGACGAACAGGAGACGAGATCCTGGAAAACACGCTGTTTTCTTCTTGACGAATCCAACAGGATCGTCAGAAACGCACAGTAA